A window of Pseudomonas mucidolens contains these coding sequences:
- the rplJ gene encoding 50S ribosomal protein L10: MAINLEDKKAIVAEVNEAAKAALSAVVADARGVTVGAMTGLRKEAREAGVYVRVVRNTLLKRAVAGTQYDVLNDVFTGPTLVAFSNEHPGAAARLFKEFAKGQDKFEIKAAAFEGKFLAANQIDVLATLPTRNEAISQLMSVIQGATSKLARTLAAVREQKEAAAA; encoded by the coding sequence GTGGCAATTAATCTCGAAGACAAGAAGGCCATCGTCGCTGAAGTCAACGAGGCTGCCAAAGCTGCTCTGTCCGCTGTCGTGGCTGATGCCCGTGGTGTGACAGTAGGCGCTATGACCGGACTCCGTAAAGAGGCTCGTGAAGCTGGCGTATACGTACGTGTTGTACGTAACACCCTGCTCAAGCGCGCCGTTGCTGGCACTCAATATGATGTGCTCAACGACGTGTTCACTGGCCCGACCCTGGTTGCATTTTCCAACGAACATCCTGGCGCTGCTGCCCGTTTGTTCAAGGAATTCGCCAAGGGTCAGGATAAGTTCGAGATCAAGGCAGCTGCGTTCGAGGGCAAGTTCCTCGCAGCTAACCAAATCGACGTACTGGCAACACTGCCGACCCGTAACGAAGCTATTTCGCAGCTGATGAGCGTGATTCAAGGCGCTACCAGCAAGCTGGCTCGTACTCTGGCTGCAGTTCGCGAGCAAAAAGAAGCTGCCGCAGCCTAA
- the rpoB gene encoding DNA-directed RNA polymerase subunit beta has protein sequence MAYSYTEKKRIRKDFSKLPDVMDVPYLLAIQLDSYREFLQAGATKDQFRDVGLHAAFKSVFPIISYSGNAALEYVGYRLGEPAFDVKECVLRGVTYAVPLRVKVRLIIFDKESSNKAIKDIKEQEVYMGEIPLMTENGTFVINGTERVIVSQLHRSPGVFFDHDRGKTHSSGKLLYSARIIPYRGSWLDFEFDPKDCVFVRIDRRRKLPASVLLRALGYTTEQVLDAFYTTNVFSLKDETLSLELIASRLRGEIAVLDIQDEKGKVIVEAGRRITARHINQIEKAGITSLDVPLDYVLGRTTAKVIVHPATGEILAECNTELNTEILAKIAKAQVVRIETLYTNDIDCGPFVSDTLKIDSTSNQLEALVEIYRMMRPGEPPTKDAAETLFNNLFFSPERYDLSAVGRMKFNRRIGRTEIEGSGVLCKEDIVAVLKTLVDIRNGKGIVDDIDHLGNRRVRCVGEMAENQFRVGLVRVERAVKERLSMAESEGLMPQDLINAKPVAAAVKEFFGSSQLSQFMDQNNPLSEITHKRRVSALGPGGLTRERAGFEVRDVHPTHYGRVCPIETPEGPNIGLINSLAAYARTNQYGFLESPYRVVKDALVTDEIVFLSAIEEADHVIAQASATMNDKKVLIDELVAVRHLNEFTVKAPEDVTLMDVSPKQVVSVAASLIPFLEHDDANRALMGSNMQRQAVPTLRADKPLVGTGMERNVARDSGVCVVARRGGVIDSVDASRIVVRVADDEVETGEAGVDIYNLTKYTRSNQNTCINQRPLVSKGDRVQRSDIMADGPSTDMGELALGQNMRIAFMAWNGFNFEDSICLSERVVQEDRFTTIHIQELTCVARDTKLGPEEITADIPNVGEAALNKLDEAGIVYVGAEVGAGDILVGKVTPKGETQLTPEEKLLRAIFGEKASDVKDTSLRVPTGTKGTVIDVQVFTRDGVERDARALSIEKTQLDEIRKDLNEEFRIVEGATFERLRSALVGHKAEGGAGLKKGQEITDEVLDGLEHGQWFKLRMAEDALNEQLEKAQAYIVDRRRLLDDKFEDKKRKLQQGDDLAPGVLKIVKVYLAIRRRIQPGDKMAGRHGNKGVVSVIMPVEDMPHDANGTPVDVVLNPLGVPSRMNVGQILETHLGLAAKGLGEKINRMIEEQRKVADLRKFLHEIYNEIGGRNEELDTFSDQEILDLAKNLRGGVPMATPVFDGAKESEIKAMLKLADLPESGQMQLFDGRTGNKFERPVTVGYMYMLKLNHLVDDKMHARSTGSYSLVTQQPLGGKAQFGGQRFGEMEVWALEAYGAAYTLQEMLTVKSDDVNGRTKMYKNIVDGDHRMEPGMPESFNVLIKEIRSLGIDIDLETE, from the coding sequence ATGGCTTACTCATATACTGAGAAAAAACGTATCCGCAAGGACTTTAGCAAGTTGCCGGACGTCATGGATGTCCCGTACCTTCTGGCTATCCAGCTGGATTCGTATCGTGAATTCTTGCAGGCGGGAGCGACCAAAGATCAGTTCCGCGACGTGGGCCTGCATGCGGCCTTCAAATCCGTTTTCCCGATCATCAGCTACTCCGGCAATGCTGCGCTGGAGTACGTCGGTTATCGCCTGGGCGAACCGGCATTTGATGTCAAAGAATGCGTGTTGCGTGGTGTTACGTACGCCGTACCTTTGCGGGTAAAAGTCCGTCTGATCATTTTCGACAAAGAATCGTCGAATAAAGCGATCAAGGACATCAAAGAGCAAGAAGTCTACATGGGCGAAATCCCACTGATGACTGAAAACGGTACCTTCGTTATCAACGGTACCGAGCGTGTTATCGTTTCCCAGCTGCACCGTTCCCCGGGCGTGTTCTTCGACCACGACCGCGGCAAGACGCACAGCTCCGGCAAACTCTTGTACTCCGCGCGGATCATTCCGTACCGCGGTTCGTGGTTGGACTTTGAGTTCGATCCGAAAGACTGCGTGTTCGTGCGTATCGACCGTCGTCGTAAGCTGCCGGCCTCGGTACTGCTGCGCGCGCTCGGCTATACCACTGAGCAAGTGCTGGACGCCTTCTACACCACCAACGTATTCAGCCTGAAGGATGAAACCCTCAGCCTGGAACTGATCGCATCGCGTCTGCGTGGTGAAATTGCCGTCCTGGACATCCAGGATGAGAAGGGCAAGGTCATTGTTGAAGCAGGTCGTCGTATTACTGCGCGCCACATCAACCAGATCGAAAAAGCCGGTATCACCTCGCTGGATGTGCCTTTGGACTACGTCCTGGGTCGCACTACCGCCAAGGTCATCGTGCATCCGGCCACCGGCGAAATCCTGGCTGAGTGCAACACCGAGCTGAACACCGAGATCCTGGCAAAAATCGCCAAGGCCCAGGTTGTTCGCATCGAGACTTTGTACACCAACGATATCGACTGCGGTCCGTTCGTCTCCGACACCCTGAAGATCGACTCCACCAGCAACCAATTGGAAGCGCTGGTCGAGATCTATCGCATGATGCGTCCTGGCGAGCCACCTACCAAAGACGCAGCCGAAACCCTGTTCAACAACCTGTTCTTCAGTCCAGAGCGCTATGACCTGTCTGCGGTCGGCCGGATGAAGTTCAACCGTCGTATCGGTCGTACCGAGATCGAAGGTTCGGGCGTGTTGTGCAAAGAAGACATCGTCGCGGTACTGAAGACCCTGGTCGACATCCGTAACGGTAAAGGCATCGTCGACGACATCGACCACCTGGGTAACCGTCGTGTTCGCTGTGTAGGCGAAATGGCCGAGAACCAGTTCCGCGTTGGCCTGGTACGTGTTGAGCGTGCGGTCAAAGAGCGTCTGTCGATGGCTGAAAGCGAAGGCCTGATGCCGCAAGACTTGATCAACGCCAAGCCAGTGGCTGCGGCGGTGAAAGAGTTCTTCGGTTCCAGCCAGCTTTCCCAGTTCATGGACCAGAACAACCCGCTGTCCGAGATCACCCACAAGCGTCGTGTTTCTGCACTCGGCCCTGGCGGTTTGACTCGTGAGCGTGCTGGCTTTGAAGTACGTGACGTACACCCGACTCACTACGGTCGTGTATGCCCGATTGAAACGCCGGAAGGTCCGAACATCGGTCTGATCAACTCCTTGGCGGCCTATGCGCGCACCAACCAGTACGGCTTCCTCGAGAGCCCGTACCGTGTGGTGAAAGACGCTCTGGTCACCGACGAGATCGTATTCCTGTCCGCCATCGAAGAAGCTGATCACGTGATCGCTCAGGCTTCGGCCACGATGAACGACAAGAAAGTCCTGATCGACGAGCTGGTAGCTGTTCGTCACTTGAACGAGTTCACCGTCAAGGCGCCGGAAGACGTCACCTTGATGGACGTATCGCCCAAGCAGGTAGTTTCGGTTGCAGCGTCGCTGATCCCGTTCCTCGAGCACGACGACGCCAACCGTGCGTTGATGGGTTCGAACATGCAGCGTCAAGCTGTACCCACCCTGCGCGCTGACAAGCCGCTGGTCGGTACCGGTATGGAGCGTAACGTAGCCCGTGACTCCGGCGTTTGCGTCGTGGCTCGTCGTGGCGGCGTGATCGACTCCGTCGACGCTAGCCGTATCGTGGTTCGTGTTGCTGATGATGAAGTTGAAACCGGCGAAGCTGGTGTCGACATCTACAACCTGACCAAGTACACCCGCTCCAACCAGAACACCTGCATCAACCAGCGTCCGCTGGTGAGCAAGGGTGATCGGGTTCAGCGCAGCGACATCATGGCCGACGGTCCGTCCACCGATATGGGTGAGCTGGCTCTGGGTCAGAACATGCGTATCGCGTTCATGGCATGGAACGGCTTCAACTTCGAAGACTCCATCTGCCTGTCCGAGCGTGTTGTTCAGGAAGATCGTTTCACCACGATCCACATTCAGGAACTGACCTGTGTGGCGCGTGACACCAAGCTTGGGCCTGAGGAAATCACTGCGGACATCCCGAACGTGGGTGAAGCTGCACTGAACAAACTGGACGAAGCCGGTATCGTTTACGTAGGTGCTGAAGTTGGCGCAGGCGACATCCTGGTGGGTAAGGTCACTCCGAAAGGCGAGACCCAACTGACTCCGGAAGAAAAACTGCTGCGTGCCATCTTCGGTGAAAAAGCCAGCGACGTTAAAGACACCTCCCTGCGTGTGCCTACCGGCACCAAGGGTACCGTCATCGACGTACAGGTCTTCACCCGTGACGGCGTTGAGCGTGATGCTCGTGCACTGTCGATCGAGAAGACTCAACTCGACGAGATCCGCAAGGATCTGAACGAAGAGTTCCGTATCGTTGAAGGCGCCACTTTCGAACGTCTGCGTTCCGCTCTGGTCGGCCACAAAGCCGAAGGCGGCGCCGGTCTGAAGAAAGGTCAGGAAATCACCGACGAAGTCCTCGACGGTCTTGAGCACGGCCAGTGGTTCAAGCTGCGCATGGCTGAAGATGCTCTGAACGAGCAGCTCGAGAAGGCTCAGGCCTATATCGTTGATCGCCGCCGTCTGCTGGACGACAAGTTCGAAGACAAGAAGCGCAAACTGCAGCAAGGCGATGACCTGGCTCCAGGCGTGCTGAAAATCGTCAAGGTCTACCTGGCAATCCGTCGCCGCATCCAGCCGGGCGACAAGATGGCCGGTCGTCACGGTAACAAAGGTGTGGTCTCCGTGATCATGCCGGTTGAAGACATGCCGCACGATGCCAATGGCACCCCGGTCGATGTGGTCCTCAACCCGTTGGGCGTACCTTCGCGTATGAACGTTGGTCAGATCCTCGAAACCCACCTGGGCCTCGCGGCCAAAGGTCTGGGCGAGAAGATCAACCGTATGATCGAAGAGCAGCGCAAGGTCGCAGACCTGCGTAAGTTCCTGCACGAGATCTACAATGAGATCGGCGGTCGCAACGAAGAGCTGGACACCTTCTCCGACCAGGAAATCCTGGATCTGGCGAAGAACCTGCGCGGCGGCGTTCCAATGGCTACCCCGGTGTTCGACGGTGCCAAGGAAAGCGAAATCAAGGCCATGCTGAAACTGGCAGACCTGCCAGAAAGCGGCCAGATGCAGCTGTTCGACGGCCGTACCGGCAACAAGTTCGAGCGCCCGGTTACTGTTGGCTACATGTACATGCTGAAGCTGAACCACTTGGTAGACGACAAGATGCACGCTCGTTCTACCGGTTCTTACAGCCTGGTTACCCAGCAGCCGCTGGGTGGTAAGGCGCAGTTCGGTGGTCAGCGTTTCGGGGAGATGGAGGTCTGGGCACTGGAAGCATACGGTGCCGCATACACTCTGCAAGAAATGCTCACAGTGAAGTCGGACGATGTGAACGGCCGTACCAAGATGTACAAGAACATCGTGGATGGCGATCACCGTATGGAGCCGGGCATGCCCGAGTCTTTCAACGTGTTGATCAAAGAAATTCGTTCCCTCGGCATCGATATCGATCTGGAAACCGAATAA
- the rplL gene encoding 50S ribosomal protein L7/L12 yields the protein MSISQDDILNAVAEMSVLQVVELIKAFEEKFGVSAAAASAGPAVAAVAAEEQTEFNVMLLEAGEKKVNVIKAVRELTGLGLKEAKAVVDGAPAQVLEAVSKDAADKAKATLEEAGAKVELK from the coding sequence ATGTCTATCTCCCAAGACGATATCCTCAACGCCGTAGCTGAAATGTCGGTTCTGCAGGTTGTTGAGCTGATCAAAGCTTTCGAAGAAAAATTCGGCGTTTCCGCTGCTGCTGCTTCCGCTGGCCCAGCTGTTGCTGCTGTCGCTGCTGAAGAGCAAACCGAATTCAACGTCATGCTGCTGGAAGCTGGCGAGAAGAAAGTAAACGTGATCAAGGCAGTACGTGAACTGACCGGTCTGGGCCTGAAAGAAGCCAAGGCTGTAGTTGACGGCGCTCCTGCCCAGGTTCTGGAAGCAGTGTCGAAAGACGCCGCTGACAAAGCCAAAGCTACTCTGGAAGAAGCAGGCGCTAAAGTCGAGCTGAAGTAA
- the nusG gene encoding transcription termination/antitermination protein NusG, whose amino-acid sequence MAKRWYVVHAYSGYEKHVMRSLLERVKLAGMEDGFGEILVPTEEVVEMRNGQKRKSERKFFPGYVLVQMDMNEGTWHLVKDTPRVMGFIGGTADKPAPITDKEAEAILRRVADGSDKPKPKTLFEPGEVVRVTDGPFADFNGTVEEVNYEKSRIQVAVLIFGRSTPVELEFSQVEKV is encoded by the coding sequence GTGGCTAAGCGTTGGTACGTTGTGCATGCTTACTCGGGTTACGAGAAGCATGTCATGCGCTCTTTGCTAGAGCGCGTAAAGCTGGCAGGCATGGAAGATGGCTTCGGCGAAATTCTGGTTCCCACTGAAGAAGTGGTTGAAATGCGGAATGGCCAGAAGCGCAAAAGCGAACGCAAGTTCTTCCCTGGCTATGTGCTGGTTCAGATGGACATGAATGAGGGTACTTGGCACTTGGTCAAGGATACGCCTCGCGTCATGGGTTTCATCGGCGGTACCGCTGATAAGCCTGCTCCGATCACCGACAAAGAGGCGGAAGCAATTCTGCGTCGTGTTGCTGACGGTAGTGACAAGCCGAAGCCGAAGACGTTGTTCGAGCCAGGCGAGGTTGTTCGTGTCACTGATGGTCCGTTCGCTGATTTCAACGGTACCGTCGAAGAAGTTAACTACGAAAAGAGCCGGATCCAAGTGGCGGTGCTCATTTTCGGACGCTCCACTCCGGTGGAGTTGGAGTTCAGCCAGGTCGAAAAGGTCTAG
- the birA gene encoding bifunctional biotin--[acetyl-CoA-carboxylase] ligase/biotin operon repressor BirA, which yields MLTLLKLLKDGRFHSGEALGAALGVSRSAVWKQLQHLEAELCLPIHKVRGRGYQLVSPLVLLDANEIAANAPSSAWPVYISESIDSTNAQALRLIDAGIAAPFLVLAEQQAAGRGRRGRKWVSPLAQNIYYSLVLRIEGGLRQLEGLSLVVGLAVMQTLRESGVQAAGLKWPNDVLVGQKKIAGILLELVGDPADICHVVLGIGINVNMQSADDVDQQWTSVQLETGGPVNRNHLIAKLGLQLQSYLDRHRASGFAALQEEWELNHLWQGRPVSVIAGLNQVDGLVLGIDGQGALRLSVDGVEKVFSGGELSLRLRDDS from the coding sequence ATGCTGACGTTGTTGAAACTTCTGAAAGATGGCCGATTCCATTCCGGAGAAGCGCTGGGTGCTGCTTTGGGCGTCAGTCGCAGTGCGGTGTGGAAGCAGCTGCAGCATCTTGAGGCCGAGTTATGTCTGCCTATCCATAAGGTTCGGGGCAGGGGATATCAGTTGGTTTCGCCGCTGGTCCTGCTGGATGCAAACGAAATTGCGGCGAATGCACCCTCTTCGGCCTGGCCTGTCTACATATCCGAATCTATTGACTCTACTAATGCGCAGGCGCTGCGTCTGATTGACGCGGGCATAGCTGCGCCGTTCCTGGTGCTCGCGGAACAGCAAGCGGCGGGGCGAGGAAGGCGCGGGCGAAAATGGGTGAGTCCACTGGCTCAGAATATCTATTACAGCCTCGTATTGCGTATCGAAGGTGGCCTGCGTCAGTTGGAAGGCCTGAGTCTGGTGGTCGGTCTGGCCGTCATGCAGACCCTGCGAGAGTCGGGCGTGCAAGCTGCTGGCTTGAAGTGGCCAAACGACGTCTTGGTCGGGCAAAAGAAAATTGCCGGTATTCTGTTGGAGTTGGTGGGGGATCCTGCGGATATCTGTCACGTCGTCCTGGGTATAGGTATCAACGTGAATATGCAGAGCGCGGATGATGTTGATCAGCAATGGACTTCCGTGCAGTTGGAGACGGGCGGCCCCGTTAATCGCAATCATCTGATAGCGAAACTGGGTTTGCAGCTACAAAGCTATCTGGATCGACACAGAGCCTCAGGCTTTGCTGCTCTCCAGGAGGAGTGGGAGCTGAACCATCTCTGGCAGGGGCGGCCTGTATCCGTTATTGCCGGTCTTAATCAAGTTGATGGACTGGTGTTGGGTATCGACGGTCAGGGCGCACTACGCTTGAGTGTGGATGGTGTCGAGAAAGTATTCAGCGGTGGTGAGCTAAGCCTGAGGTTGCGTGATGATTCTTGA
- a CDS encoding pantothenate kinase, whose protein sequence is MILELDCGNSFIKWRVFDPVKAVAFAEGIVGSDVALIDSLIALPDLLLTRCRLVSVRAAEETSKLVDALVHAFGVTVSCATSATQMAGVRNGYKDFERLGLDRWLAMLGGFKLASGACLVLDFGTAATADFIAADGEHLGGFICPGMPLMRNQLRTHTRKIRYNDEAAEQALERLSPGRTTVEAVERGCTLMLRGFVLTQLELARSYWGEDFTVFLTGGDADLVSAAVPQAELVPDLVFIGLAMACPLS, encoded by the coding sequence ATGATTCTTGAGCTCGACTGTGGGAATAGCTTTATCAAATGGCGTGTATTTGACCCGGTCAAGGCAGTTGCCTTCGCTGAAGGGATCGTGGGGTCGGACGTTGCATTGATTGATAGCCTGATAGCGCTCCCTGATTTGTTGCTGACGCGCTGCCGACTGGTAAGCGTCCGAGCCGCGGAGGAGACCAGTAAGTTGGTTGATGCTCTGGTTCATGCGTTCGGCGTTACTGTGTCGTGTGCTACTTCTGCAACACAGATGGCAGGTGTGCGTAATGGCTATAAAGATTTTGAGCGACTTGGCCTCGATCGTTGGTTAGCGATGCTGGGTGGGTTCAAGTTGGCGTCGGGGGCCTGCCTGGTGCTTGATTTTGGTACGGCCGCGACCGCGGATTTCATTGCTGCCGATGGTGAGCACCTGGGAGGGTTCATTTGTCCGGGCATGCCGCTGATGCGCAACCAACTGCGAACCCACACCCGTAAGATCCGTTACAACGATGAGGCTGCTGAGCAGGCGCTCGAGCGCTTGTCCCCGGGGCGCACTACCGTTGAGGCTGTCGAGCGCGGTTGTACGCTGATGTTGAGAGGCTTCGTATTGACGCAGTTAGAGCTGGCTCGCAGCTATTGGGGGGAAGATTTCACTGTATTCCTGACGGGCGGGGATGCTGACCTGGTGTCGGCTGCTGTGCCGCAGGCCGAACTCGTCCCGGATCTGGTTTTCATCGGTTTGGCGATGGCGTGTCCTTTGTCCTGA
- the secE gene encoding preprotein translocase subunit SecE: MTPKAEAQSSRFDLVKWLAVVALVVVGVVGNQYYSASPILYRVLALLALAAVAAFIGLQTAKGKSFAVLVKEARTEIRKVVWPTRQETTQTTLIVVAVVLVMALLLWGLDSLLGWLVSLIVG, from the coding sequence ATGACTCCTAAGGCTGAAGCTCAAAGCTCTCGTTTCGATCTGGTTAAGTGGCTCGCTGTCGTCGCTTTGGTGGTCGTGGGCGTTGTTGGCAACCAGTATTATTCTGCTTCGCCGATCCTGTACCGTGTACTCGCTTTGCTTGCTCTTGCTGCTGTAGCTGCCTTTATAGGTCTGCAGACTGCCAAGGGCAAGTCTTTCGCTGTACTGGTTAAGGAAGCTCGCACCGAGATTCGTAAAGTCGTTTGGCCGACTCGCCAAGAAACCACGCAGACCACGTTGATCGTAGTGGCTGTTGTTCTGGTTATGGCGTTGCTGTTGTGGGGGCTTGATTCCCTGCTCGGCTGGCTTGTTTCCTTGATTGTTGGCTAA
- the rplK gene encoding 50S ribosomal protein L11, translating to MAKKITAYIKLQVKAAQANPSPPVGPALGQHGVNIMEFCKAFNARTQGIEPGLPTPVIITVYSDRSFTFETKSTPASVLLKKAAGLTSGSARPNTVKVGTVTRAQLEEIAKTKNADLTAADMDAAVRTIAGSARSMGLNVEGV from the coding sequence ATGGCCAAGAAGATTACCGCTTACATCAAGCTGCAAGTGAAGGCCGCTCAGGCCAACCCAAGTCCACCCGTCGGCCCAGCTCTGGGTCAGCACGGCGTGAACATCATGGAATTCTGCAAGGCCTTCAACGCCCGTACCCAGGGTATTGAGCCAGGTCTGCCGACTCCAGTGATCATCACTGTATACAGCGACCGTAGCTTCACTTTCGAAACCAAGTCGACCCCGGCTTCGGTTCTGCTGAAGAAAGCTGCTGGTCTGACTAGCGGTTCCGCTCGTCCGAACACCGTTAAGGTTGGCACCGTAACTCGTGCTCAGCTGGAAGAAATCGCGAAAACCAAAAACGCGGATCTGACTGCAGCTGATATGGATGCAGCCGTGCGTACCATCGCCGGTTCTGCTCGTAGCATGGGCCTTAACGTGGAGGGTGTGTAA
- the rplA gene encoding 50S ribosomal protein L1 gives MAKLTKRQKAIAGKIEAGKSYNFVDAAALLTELSTVKFSESVDVAVNLGVDPRKSDQVVRSATVLPHGTGKTVRVAVFTQGPAAEAALAAGADRVGMDDLAAEMKGGDLNYDVVIASPDAMRVVGQLGQILGPRGLMPNPKVGTVTPDVATAVKNAKAGQVRYRTDKNGIIHTSVGKVGFDAVKLKENVEALIADLKRIKPASSKGIYVKRVTLSTTMGPGLVIDQGSLDV, from the coding sequence ATGGCTAAGCTGACCAAGCGCCAAAAGGCTATCGCCGGCAAAATCGAAGCGGGCAAGTCCTACAATTTTGTAGACGCTGCTGCTCTGCTGACCGAGCTGTCGACTGTCAAGTTCAGCGAGTCCGTTGACGTTGCTGTAAACCTGGGTGTTGACCCGCGTAAATCCGACCAGGTCGTTCGTAGCGCTACTGTGCTGCCACACGGTACTGGCAAGACTGTACGTGTTGCTGTCTTCACCCAAGGCCCGGCAGCTGAAGCTGCTCTGGCTGCTGGTGCTGATCGCGTTGGTATGGACGACCTGGCTGCCGAAATGAAAGGCGGCGACCTGAACTATGACGTGGTTATCGCATCCCCGGATGCAATGCGCGTTGTCGGTCAGTTGGGTCAGATCCTCGGTCCACGCGGCCTGATGCCTAACCCAAAAGTCGGCACCGTAACCCCGGACGTAGCTACCGCGGTTAAAAACGCCAAGGCTGGTCAGGTTCGTTATCGCACCGACAAAAACGGCATCATTCACACCTCCGTTGGCAAAGTCGGCTTTGATGCCGTCAAGCTGAAGGAAAACGTTGAAGCCCTGATCGCTGATCTCAAGCGTATCAAGCCAGCTTCCTCGAAAGGCATCTACGTCAAGCGCGTTACCCTGAGCACCACTATGGGCCCAGGTCTGGTCATCGACCAAGGCTCGCTGGACGTATAA